One genomic region from Gemmatimonadota bacterium encodes:
- a CDS encoding tetratricopeptide repeat protein → MTEPARPSLFAELKRRRVFRVVVVYALAAWVVLQVAELVLPALLLPEWTFRLVVVLALLGFPIAIALAWVFDVTPEGVRRTGVGRSRRGRVQPSDVAPAAASRRMLYVWASVVVVVLGYAGFNRYFSGGKGGPGAGISSIAVLPLVNMSADAENEYFSDGMTEELLNALAQLEGLQVAARTSSFAFKGKELDVREIGRKLGVSAVLEGSVRRSGNRLRVTAQLINVEDGYHLWSETYERELADVFAVQDEISRAIVDALKLKLARVGRDDLVARSTDDVAAYDLYLKGRFHWNKRTGASMRLALEYFRQALERDPTFARAYAGQADVYALLSYYGHLAPRAGYEQARAAARRALELDPDVAEAHASLGLIALNYDWDWDSAEREFRRALELNPSYAIARQWYVNLLTTRGRYKEAAAQSARARALDPLDPIIASGSGTLALVQRQWDTAIAAYQHASALNPDHPGSGWLLSIPYSLAGRHEEAIAQIARADSVAGSPITRSVYGWALARAGRTSEARKILAELESLAARAPAPAYSLALVYIGLGEKDRTLDWLERAIEQHESVGLQLSLPDFDVLRGELRFRRIVQRMNLPASLLDSPAAPARAP, encoded by the coding sequence ATGACCGAGCCGGCCCGCCCATCGCTGTTCGCGGAGCTCAAGCGACGCCGCGTGTTCCGCGTGGTCGTCGTGTATGCCCTGGCCGCGTGGGTCGTGCTGCAAGTCGCCGAGCTGGTGCTGCCGGCGTTGCTGCTGCCTGAGTGGACGTTCCGGCTGGTGGTCGTGCTGGCGCTGCTCGGATTCCCGATCGCGATCGCGCTCGCCTGGGTCTTCGATGTGACGCCGGAAGGCGTGCGGCGGACCGGAGTCGGCCGCTCCCGCCGAGGCCGCGTCCAGCCGAGCGACGTTGCGCCGGCCGCCGCTAGCCGGCGCATGCTGTACGTCTGGGCGTCGGTCGTGGTGGTGGTGCTCGGTTATGCGGGCTTCAACCGCTACTTCTCGGGAGGCAAGGGCGGGCCCGGAGCCGGCATTAGCTCGATCGCCGTGCTGCCGCTCGTAAACATGAGCGCGGATGCAGAGAACGAGTACTTCAGCGATGGCATGACCGAGGAGCTGCTCAACGCGCTCGCGCAGCTCGAGGGGTTGCAGGTCGCGGCACGCACTTCCTCGTTCGCCTTCAAGGGCAAAGAGCTGGACGTGCGCGAGATCGGGCGGAAGCTGGGTGTCAGCGCCGTGCTCGAGGGCAGTGTGCGCCGGTCGGGCAACCGGCTGCGCGTCACCGCCCAGCTCATCAACGTCGAGGACGGCTATCACCTCTGGTCCGAGACCTACGAGCGCGAGCTGGCCGACGTCTTCGCCGTCCAGGACGAGATCTCGCGCGCGATCGTGGACGCGCTGAAGCTGAAGCTCGCGCGCGTCGGCAGAGACGACCTCGTCGCCCGCTCGACCGACGACGTCGCCGCCTATGATCTCTACCTGAAAGGCCGCTTCCACTGGAACAAGCGCACGGGCGCCAGCATGCGCCTCGCGCTCGAGTATTTCCGGCAGGCGCTGGAGCGCGATCCCACGTTCGCGCGCGCGTACGCCGGCCAGGCCGACGTGTACGCGCTGCTCAGCTACTACGGCCATCTGGCGCCACGCGCGGGCTACGAACAAGCGCGGGCCGCGGCACGCCGGGCGCTCGAGCTGGATCCGGACGTCGCCGAAGCACACGCATCCCTCGGCCTGATCGCGCTCAATTACGACTGGGACTGGGACAGCGCCGAGCGCGAGTTTCGCCGCGCGCTCGAGCTCAATCCGAGCTACGCGATCGCACGCCAGTGGTACGTGAACCTGCTCACGACCCGCGGCCGGTACAAGGAGGCGGCGGCACAGTCCGCCCGGGCGCGCGCACTGGACCCGCTCGATCCCATCATTGCGTCCGGATCGGGCACGCTCGCGCTGGTGCAGCGGCAGTGGGACACCGCCATCGCGGCGTATCAGCATGCCAGCGCGCTCAATCCGGACCATCCCGGCAGCGGTTGGCTCCTGTCGATTCCTTATTCGCTGGCCGGCCGTCACGAAGAGGCAATTGCACAGATCGCGCGCGCCGACAGCGTCGCGGGCAGTCCCATCACCCGGTCGGTCTACGGCTGGGCGCTGGCGCGGGCGGGCCGCACGAGCGAGGCGCGGAAGATCCTGGCCGAGCTGGAAAGCCTCGCGGCTCGGGCGCCCGCCCCGGCCTACAGCCTCGCGCTGGTATATATCGGCCTGGGCGAGAAGGACCGGACACTCGACTGGCTCGAACGCGCCATCGAGCAGCACGAGAGCGTGGGCTTGCAGCTCAGCTTGCCCGACTTCGACGTGCTGCGGGGCGAGCTCAGGTTCCGCCGAATCGTACAACGGATGAACCTGCCGGCCTCGCTGCTCGACTCACCTGCCGCTCCCGCGCGCGCACCCTGA
- the fadI gene encoding acetyl-CoA C-acyltransferase FadI produces the protein MAKHWVGRRVAIVEGCRTPFCKSGTAFRDMTPTQLGTLAVRELLARAELKPAQVGELVYGIVVAPVTEPNVAREVTLAAGLPPSVPAYTVSRACASANQAITSGAEAIARGHADVVVAGGVELLSDIPMLLSRRLRNALYAASRARTLAAKLKALSAVRPRDLRPVAPAIAEPSTGESMGQSAERMAKENAIPREAQDRWALRSHQLAAHGTQDGRLTREIVPVYLPPRYGEVVTQDNGIRTDTSLEKLAALPPVFDRRYGSVTAGNSSPLTDGASAVLLMAEDTARSLGYTPLGYIRSWAYSALSPRAQLLQGPAYAAPEALDRAGLTMPDIELWEMHEAFAAQVLTNLQALDSDEFARRELGRERKVGVLDEERINVMGGSIAIGHPFGATGGRLTITLLNELKRRGQNLGLITVCAAGAMGFAMVVERE, from the coding sequence ATGGCGAAGCACTGGGTGGGTCGGCGCGTGGCCATCGTGGAAGGCTGCCGCACGCCGTTTTGCAAGTCTGGCACGGCGTTCCGGGACATGACGCCGACGCAGCTCGGCACGCTTGCAGTGCGTGAGCTGCTGGCGCGCGCCGAACTCAAGCCCGCGCAGGTCGGCGAGCTGGTCTACGGCATCGTGGTAGCGCCGGTCACGGAGCCCAACGTGGCACGGGAGGTGACGCTGGCCGCGGGGCTGCCGCCCAGCGTGCCGGCCTACACCGTGAGCCGGGCGTGCGCGTCGGCCAACCAGGCGATCACCTCGGGCGCTGAGGCGATTGCCCGGGGACACGCCGACGTGGTGGTCGCCGGGGGCGTCGAGCTGCTCTCGGACATCCCCATGCTGCTTTCGCGGCGGCTGCGCAACGCGCTGTATGCGGCCTCTCGGGCGCGCACTCTGGCGGCCAAGCTGAAGGCGCTTTCGGCGGTGCGGCCGCGAGACCTGCGGCCGGTCGCGCCGGCGATTGCCGAGCCGTCGACCGGCGAAAGCATGGGCCAGAGCGCCGAGCGCATGGCCAAGGAGAACGCCATCCCGCGCGAGGCGCAGGATCGCTGGGCGCTGCGCTCGCATCAGCTTGCCGCGCACGGTACGCAGGACGGCAGGCTCACGCGCGAGATCGTGCCCGTGTATCTGCCGCCCAGGTACGGCGAGGTGGTCACCCAGGACAATGGCATCCGGACTGACACCAGCCTGGAGAAACTGGCGGCGCTCCCGCCCGTCTTCGACCGGCGCTACGGCAGCGTCACGGCCGGCAACTCCTCGCCTCTGACCGACGGCGCCTCGGCCGTGCTGCTCATGGCGGAAGACACGGCCCGTTCACTGGGCTACACGCCGCTGGGCTACATCCGGAGCTGGGCCTACTCCGCGCTTTCGCCGCGCGCGCAACTGCTGCAGGGCCCGGCATACGCGGCGCCCGAAGCACTGGACCGGGCCGGCCTGACCATGCCGGACATCGAGCTCTGGGAGATGCACGAGGCCTTCGCCGCCCAGGTGCTCACCAATCTGCAGGCGCTGGACTCGGACGAGTTCGCGCGCCGCGAGCTGGGACGGGAGCGGAAGGTGGGGGTCCTGGACGAGGAGCGCATCAATGTCATGGGCGGCAGCATCGCCATTGGCCACCCCTTCGGCGCCACGGGCGGCCGGCTCACCATCACCCTGCTCAACGAGCTGAAGCGCCGGGGTCAGAACCTGGGGCTGATCACCGTCTGTGCGGCGGGGGCCATGGGTTTCGCCATGGTGGTGGAGCGGGAGTAG